In one window of Methanoculleus chikugoensis DNA:
- a CDS encoding cytochrome ubiquinol oxidase subunit I — MVTRETRTAEEGSGRRLRLISAIIVAIVAYLIFLAVVIVPLQGGTIPSTTILANNLSESTADYATSGIPIQSVGDISRSAVIAFTMLIHVVFANLHVGGAWVIAVTALLYFRYRRMRYRNLARSLTLFVLILFSAGSTFAAGGMMAFIALFPDLSMNVFHLYWWPLFAYFILYGVIILLLFTFWFAWDRIRPGVHLALGFGYAVSVFVQTVTIDTLAAGMLTPGVKSFTFTEAGLLPMTLDQAMALWFNPTLWELTFHRVAAAIAFFGFLITTLATVHYIDQKDFAAKKQWDWVAAYGIAWGLAGLIMQPILGQLYMTAIQENAPSAFTMIMHGPRAWEMLMMVTLLAGLFLTIGTYFLTRRDQLLSRPENRTIRTIFKGFLVMTAVAGFILVQPAWLGTLFIDDPGAWINPIGGMPLKYVALFVMAAIGAAIVMLDVIVLTSEEKEGQWGYLTRGSLLAAFTAGILGTAIVNVMGFVRESARAPWTFYQIIPVPGGQAYATPLPLPVIAGVWAIVLVLSWVVFWYVAKVTAYHPADEDSV; from the coding sequence ATGGTTACACGGGAAACAAGAACGGCGGAAGAGGGGTCGGGGAGAAGACTGCGCCTCATATCCGCGATCATCGTGGCGATCGTAGCCTACCTCATCTTTCTTGCGGTCGTCATCGTCCCGCTCCAGGGCGGGACGATACCCTCGACAACCATCCTTGCGAACAATCTCAGCGAGAGCACCGCAGACTACGCCACGTCCGGCATACCCATCCAGAGCGTCGGGGATATCAGCCGGTCCGCCGTCATCGCGTTTACCATGCTGATCCACGTCGTCTTTGCGAACCTGCACGTCGGGGGCGCCTGGGTGATCGCGGTCACGGCGCTCCTCTACTTCCGATACCGGCGCATGCGCTACAGGAACCTGGCCCGGTCGCTCACGCTCTTTGTCCTCATCCTCTTCTCGGCGGGGTCGACGTTTGCGGCGGGGGGGATGATGGCCTTTATCGCGCTCTTCCCGGACCTCTCCATGAACGTCTTCCACCTCTACTGGTGGCCGCTCTTTGCCTACTTCATCCTCTATGGGGTCATCATCCTCCTGCTCTTCACCTTCTGGTTCGCCTGGGACCGGATCCGGCCCGGCGTGCACCTCGCGCTCGGGTTCGGCTACGCGGTCAGCGTCTTTGTCCAGACCGTCACCATCGATACCCTCGCCGCCGGGATGCTGACGCCGGGCGTGAAGTCGTTTACCTTCACCGAAGCAGGGCTGCTCCCGATGACGCTTGACCAGGCGATGGCGCTCTGGTTCAACCCGACCCTCTGGGAACTCACCTTCCACCGGGTCGCCGCCGCAATCGCCTTCTTCGGGTTCCTGATCACGACCCTTGCGACCGTCCACTACATCGACCAGAAAGACTTCGCCGCAAAGAAGCAGTGGGACTGGGTGGCTGCATACGGGATCGCCTGGGGGCTCGCGGGGCTGATCATGCAGCCGATCCTCGGGCAGCTGTACATGACCGCAATCCAGGAGAACGCGCCCTCCGCCTTCACGATGATCATGCACGGCCCCCGGGCCTGGGAGATGCTCATGATGGTGACGCTTCTTGCCGGGCTATTTTTGACCATCGGGACCTACTTCCTCACCCGCCGAGACCAGCTCCTTTCCCGGCCGGAGAACCGCACCATCCGGACGATCTTCAAGGGATTCCTGGTCATGACCGCCGTCGCCGGGTTCATCCTCGTCCAGCCCGCCTGGCTCGGCACGCTCTTCATCGACGACCCCGGGGCCTGGATCAACCCGATCGGGGGAATGCCGCTGAAATACGTCGCCCTCTTTGTTATGGCGGCGATCGGTGCTGCGATCGTCATGCTCGACGTCATCGTCCTGACGAGCGAGGAGAAGGAAGGGCAGTGGGGCTACCTCACCCGGGGTTCGCTCCTTGCCGCCTTCACGGCCGGTATCCTCGGGACGGCGATCGTGAACGTGATGGGGTTCGTGCGAGAGTCGGCACGCGCACCCTGGACGTTCTACCAGATCATCCCCGTCCCGGGCGGCCAGGCCTACGCGACCCCCCTCCCTCTGCCGGTTATCGCCGGGGTCTGGGCGATCGTGCTCGTGCTCTCGTGGGTGGTCTTCTGGTACGTCGCGAAGGTGACGGCGTACCACCCGGCGGACGAAGACTCCGTCTGA
- a CDS encoding cytochrome ubiquinol oxidase subunit I, translating to MPPASGEYDTRGDIWKIAGILVALALFIIVLYGYVIPLQGGLISSTAIRSSDLSGAEPQFQEQMPIQEVDLGASGRSIFIAFVMLTHILFANLHLGGAWVLLSLVILFLASRKERYSRLGKSVALFNVILFSAGATLAATGVLFFIALYPTFATQGFHIYWWPLLVEAILFGVEIFFVYTLWFTWARIGAAWHVLLAVGYPVSIYLQTLAIDTFVSGMLTPGAKTITWGAPGLLGMPWAEYLQWWFNPTLWPLQSHRVAAAISFFGFLLAFLAMLHFHDRTDPPSKKYWDWVGSFGILWGLLGLIAQPLLGLWYMYTIFTHQNQAFTNIMTGPRAWEMLMMVGLLSLLIVTVSVYFVERRERLLVRLGRHDIRTLFRAFALIAGVAGLVLVQPAWLGGIMEHDAGTWLNPIGIMYYKHIALLVLIAIGAIIVGIDLLALRGRRDEEWGNLSRASRMAALIAGALGTWIVIVMGYVRESARSPWLFYQIVPVPGEQTYPTPVPAYQIFVLWLIILGLVFAIFWFTSRVTSYHPEREEEV from the coding sequence GCGGCGATATCTGGAAGATCGCCGGGATCCTGGTCGCGCTTGCGCTCTTCATCATCGTCCTCTACGGTTACGTCATACCCCTGCAGGGCGGGCTCATATCCTCGACGGCGATACGTTCCAGCGACCTTTCGGGGGCGGAGCCGCAGTTCCAGGAGCAGATGCCCATCCAGGAGGTCGACCTCGGGGCTTCCGGCCGGTCGATCTTCATCGCGTTCGTGATGCTCACCCACATCCTCTTTGCGAACCTGCACCTCGGGGGCGCCTGGGTGCTCCTCTCGCTCGTCATCCTCTTTCTCGCCTCCCGGAAAGAGCGCTACAGCCGTCTCGGGAAGTCGGTCGCGCTCTTCAACGTCATCCTCTTCTCGGCCGGGGCGACGCTCGCGGCGACCGGGGTCTTGTTCTTCATCGCGCTCTACCCGACGTTCGCCACGCAGGGATTTCACATCTACTGGTGGCCGCTCCTCGTTGAGGCGATCCTCTTCGGGGTCGAGATCTTCTTCGTCTACACCCTCTGGTTCACCTGGGCCCGGATCGGGGCGGCCTGGCACGTCCTCCTCGCCGTCGGCTACCCGGTCTCGATCTACCTGCAGACCCTCGCCATCGACACCTTCGTATCGGGAATGCTGACGCCGGGCGCGAAGACCATCACCTGGGGGGCGCCCGGCCTTCTCGGCATGCCCTGGGCTGAGTACCTGCAGTGGTGGTTCAACCCCACGCTCTGGCCGCTCCAGTCCCACCGGGTCGCCGCCGCAATCTCCTTCTTCGGTTTCCTGCTCGCGTTCCTCGCTATGCTCCACTTCCACGACCGGACCGATCCGCCGTCGAAGAAGTACTGGGACTGGGTGGGTTCGTTCGGCATCCTCTGGGGGCTGCTCGGCCTCATCGCCCAGCCGCTCCTCGGCCTGTGGTATATGTACACCATATTCACCCACCAGAACCAGGCCTTCACCAACATCATGACCGGACCGCGGGCGTGGGAGATGCTCATGATGGTCGGCCTGCTCTCGCTCCTCATCGTCACCGTCTCGGTCTACTTCGTCGAGCGGCGGGAGCGTCTCCTGGTCCGGCTCGGCCGGCACGACATCAGAACCCTCTTTCGGGCGTTCGCCCTCATCGCCGGGGTGGCGGGGCTCGTCCTCGTCCAGCCGGCATGGCTCGGGGGGATCATGGAGCACGACGCCGGGACCTGGCTCAATCCGATCGGGATCATGTACTACAAGCACATCGCCCTCCTCGTCTTGATTGCCATCGGGGCGATCATCGTCGGCATCGACCTCCTGGCCCTCCGCGGGCGCCGGGACGAGGAGTGGGGCAACCTCTCCCGGGCGTCCCGCATGGCGGCGCTCATCGCCGGGGCGCTCGGCACCTGGATCGTCATCGTTATGGGGTATGTCCGGGAATCGGCGCGCTCGCCGTGGTTGTTCTATCAGATCGTCCCCGTGCCCGGGGAGCAGACCTACCCGACGCCGGTGCCGGCCTACCAGATCTTCGTGCTCTGGCTGATCATCCTCGGGCTGGTCTTCGCGATCTTCTGGTTCACATCCCGGGTGACATCCTATCACCCGGAGCGGGAGGAAGAGGTATGA